A stretch of Pseudomonadota bacterium DNA encodes these proteins:
- a CDS encoding GTP-binding protein has translation MAKAKFERTKPHVNIGTIGHVDHGKTTLTAAITKVLALKGQAKYTAFDEIDRAPEERERGITIATAHVEYETDNRH, from the coding sequence ATGGCAAAAGCGAAATTTGAGCGGACGAAGCCGCACGTAAACATTGGCACCATAGGTCATGTTGATCATGGCAAGACGACTTTAACCGCAGCGATCACCAAAGTTCTGGCACTGAAAGGCCAGGCGAAGTATACGGCCTTTGATGAGATTGACCGGGCGCCGGAAGAGCGTGAGCGGGGAATTACCATAGCCACGGCCCATGTTGAGTATGAGACGGATAACCGCCACT